In one window of Demequina sp. NBRC 110054 DNA:
- a CDS encoding LPXTG cell wall anchor domain-containing protein — MVIEEVMLRNITSTRSRAHVVVLALVAAIVGAIAYAPVANAAAGSDDDVTVSYANVSIYNDVNGDGNLDVGDKYRVDITVTVAATAPGTVTYAEFHSNSTGFGLSAHVAPGESRTYTAVAPAVAKDVDVLGNFLLGGSTASTYEYQIDDGAEVVLAVESPSLTLVTEPLDVVAAVEYDEGGGSVADAAVQGDEVRYVFTVTNDSDAVIDIPASGTHSMVSGLAPGTSATLYGAWHTVTYADMEAGSIDLGDESIDWEAPGVDSMREATGTATVDTPLAVTEPFAQSFDADVDVVVHDQTTGAELTPGEIEAGDLIDYTYSMTNTGTVTLPAVGIGYNAVGSGVTVRYGANLVPGDSLPSGSVEAADLTSDGGNLDTYTISSSDMDRGWVTLTFYLGAAQTSPTLEAQFPEGGDDLRLMTETVVLRDLVTYGSMMVTPILQDTNGDGIGQAGEEVFYDYTVTNGEDSEQAITVGTLADGAGSDASILGGTSIGETLVAGDVASGSVTYELTAADEARGTLDYSAAVEVIGAIDGIPLQLSADAMTITTGAYVAPASSLDLDATYVDSNGDGTPSIGETATVTVTLANTGAYALTGIAVEDGTGADVTGLLPGFASTLAAGDSETHTYTHVITAEDYARLQVLFAAKATAEGLATPLEASATLTAVSFEAYESDLEGLAEGGIAVCTPDGEQVSEVAPGDALVVTPEGCDHAGSADGTHVVMMSTPVILSAGSYAVTVPSDADLGEHRIVLYAADGTVVGWQSLSVEAAVVDADDASDDAEGDQRVSGSDSTTDDALASTGADGAQLIALGAAALLVAGAAVLVVRRRRSRG; from the coding sequence ATGGTCATCGAGGAAGTCATGCTGAGGAACATCACGTCCACTCGCTCTCGTGCGCACGTCGTCGTGCTCGCACTTGTCGCAGCCATCGTCGGCGCGATCGCGTACGCGCCCGTCGCCAACGCCGCCGCAGGCTCGGACGACGACGTCACCGTCTCGTACGCCAACGTGAGCATCTACAACGACGTGAACGGCGACGGCAACCTGGACGTCGGCGACAAGTACCGGGTCGACATCACTGTCACGGTCGCCGCCACCGCGCCGGGGACGGTGACGTACGCCGAGTTCCACAGCAACTCGACGGGCTTCGGGCTGAGCGCGCACGTGGCGCCGGGCGAGTCCCGCACCTACACCGCCGTCGCCCCGGCCGTCGCCAAGGACGTGGACGTCCTGGGCAACTTCCTCCTTGGAGGATCAACCGCGTCGACATACGAGTACCAGATCGATGATGGTGCGGAAGTCGTCCTCGCGGTGGAGTCCCCGAGCCTCACGCTCGTCACGGAGCCGCTTGACGTCGTGGCCGCGGTGGAATACGACGAGGGGGGCGGATCCGTTGCCGACGCCGCGGTGCAGGGTGACGAGGTGCGGTACGTCTTCACCGTGACGAACGACAGCGACGCCGTCATCGACATCCCGGCTTCGGGTACCCATTCGATGGTCAGCGGTCTGGCGCCGGGTACGTCGGCGACGCTCTACGGAGCGTGGCACACCGTCACGTATGCCGACATGGAAGCCGGGTCGATCGACCTGGGCGACGAGAGCATCGACTGGGAGGCGCCGGGCGTCGATTCGATGCGGGAGGCCACCGGCACCGCGACAGTCGACACGCCGCTCGCCGTGACCGAGCCGTTCGCGCAGTCGTTCGACGCCGACGTCGACGTCGTGGTTCACGACCAGACCACGGGTGCCGAGCTGACGCCGGGCGAGATCGAGGCGGGCGACCTGATCGACTACACCTACTCGATGACGAACACGGGCACGGTGACCCTCCCCGCTGTCGGAATCGGCTACAACGCCGTCGGCAGCGGGGTGACGGTCAGGTACGGCGCCAATCTCGTTCCCGGCGACAGCCTGCCGTCCGGCTCGGTGGAAGCGGCCGACCTGACCTCCGACGGCGGCAATCTGGACACCTACACGATCTCTTCGAGCGATATGGACCGCGGCTGGGTGACCCTCACGTTCTATCTCGGAGCGGCACAGACCAGCCCCACCCTGGAGGCGCAGTTCCCCGAGGGAGGCGACGACCTGCGCCTGATGACGGAGACCGTGGTCCTGCGCGACCTCGTCACCTACGGCTCGATGATGGTGACCCCGATCCTGCAGGACACGAACGGCGACGGTATCGGGCAGGCCGGTGAGGAAGTCTTCTACGACTACACGGTGACGAACGGGGAGGACTCGGAGCAGGCGATCACCGTCGGCACTCTGGCCGATGGGGCCGGCTCCGACGCCTCGATCCTCGGCGGCACGTCGATCGGCGAGACGCTCGTCGCCGGAGACGTGGCCAGTGGGTCGGTGACCTACGAGCTGACCGCCGCGGACGAGGCCCGCGGCACGCTGGACTACAGCGCGGCAGTCGAGGTGATCGGAGCGATCGATGGGATCCCCCTCCAGTTGTCGGCGGATGCCATGACCATCACCACGGGCGCGTACGTGGCTCCCGCCTCGTCGCTCGACCTCGACGCGACCTATGTGGACTCGAACGGCGACGGCACGCCGTCGATCGGCGAGACCGCGACGGTCACCGTGACGCTCGCCAACACCGGCGCGTACGCGTTGACCGGTATCGCCGTGGAAGACGGCACGGGCGCTGACGTGACCGGACTTCTGCCGGGCTTCGCGTCGACGCTGGCCGCGGGAGACTCGGAAACGCACACCTACACGCACGTGATCACGGCGGAGGACTACGCGCGCCTGCAGGTGCTGTTCGCCGCGAAGGCGACCGCCGAGGGCCTGGCGACTCCGCTCGAGGCGTCCGCGACACTGACGGCCGTGTCGTTCGAGGCGTACGAGTCCGACCTCGAAGGCCTGGCCGAAGGCGGCATCGCGGTGTGCACCCCTGACGGCGAGCAGGTGAGCGAGGTCGCGCCTGGCGACGCGCTCGTCGTGACCCCCGAGGGATGTGACCACGCCGGCTCGGCCGACGGCACCCACGTGGTCATGATGTCGACGCCCGTCATCTTGTCCGCCGGGAGCTACGCCGTGACGGTGCCCAGCGACGCAGACCTCGGCGAGCACCGCATCGTCCTGTATGCGGCCGACGGCACGGTGGTCGGCTGGCAGTCGCTCTCGGTCGAAGCGGCTGTCGTTGATGCGGATGATGCGTCGGATGATGCGGAGGGCGACCAGCGCGTGTCGGGTTCTGACAGCACGACGGACGATGCGCTCGCCTCCACGGGCGCCGACGGTGCGCAGCTCATCGCTCTCGGCGCAGCGGCGCTCCTGGTGGCAGGCGCGGCGGTGCTCGTCGTGCGTCGGAGGCGCTCGCGCGGCTGA
- a CDS encoding TM2 domain-containing protein → MAKTTAPLPMKDTFITYILWFFLGVFGVHQFYMGKIGRGILYLLTAGVFGIMVIWDLFTIPAQVRQVNAQRAAGIR, encoded by the coding sequence ATGGCCAAGACGACCGCTCCGCTGCCGATGAAGGACACCTTCATCACGTACATCCTGTGGTTCTTCCTGGGCGTCTTCGGCGTGCACCAGTTCTACATGGGCAAGATCGGCCGCGGCATCCTCTACCTGCTCACCGCGGGCGTCTTCGGCATCATGGTGATCTGGGACCTGTTCACGATCCCTGCCCAGGTGCGCCAGGTCAACGCCCAGCGCGCGGCGGGCATCCGCTGA
- the glpK gene encoding glycerol kinase GlpK, with amino-acid sequence MDRFVMAIDQGTTSTRAMIFDRTGSIVSSGQLEHRQSTPRPGWVEHDPLEIWANTRRVIAEALATADLTRLDLVAVGITNQRETAVVWDRTTGEPVYPAIVWQDTRTQPCVDRLAEDGGVGRYREITGLPLATYFSATKICWILDNVPGARDKAEAGQLLFGTTDSWLVWNLTGGVDGGLHVTDVTNASRTLLMDLETLDWSEPMLSDFDIPRAMLPEIRSSSEVYGVVGGHSLLRDVPIAGILGDQQAATFGQAAFDEGESKSTYGTGSFILVGTGTERVLSEHGLLTTVAYRLGDAPAHYALEGSVAVTGALVQWVRDSLGMISSASEIESQAATVPDNGGAYFVPAFSGLFAPYWRSDARGVIVGLTSYVTRGHLARAVLEATAYQTRDVLEAVEADMGAHVQTLAVDGGMTVNELLMQFQADILGIDVVRPVVSETTALGAAYVAGLAVGYWASLDELRANWQEDERWEPQMPQDKVDRLYRNWRKAVARTLDWVDDDVD; translated from the coding sequence ATGGATCGCTTCGTGATGGCGATCGACCAGGGCACCACGTCGACGCGCGCCATGATCTTCGACCGCACGGGCTCGATCGTCTCGTCGGGGCAGCTCGAGCACCGCCAGAGCACGCCACGTCCCGGCTGGGTGGAGCACGACCCCCTCGAGATCTGGGCGAACACCAGGCGCGTCATCGCTGAGGCGCTCGCGACCGCCGACCTCACGCGCCTCGACCTCGTCGCCGTAGGGATCACCAACCAGCGCGAGACTGCCGTGGTGTGGGACCGCACGACCGGCGAGCCCGTATACCCCGCGATCGTGTGGCAGGACACCCGCACCCAGCCGTGCGTCGACCGGCTCGCGGAGGACGGCGGGGTCGGTCGCTACCGCGAGATCACCGGCCTGCCGCTCGCGACGTACTTCTCCGCGACCAAGATCTGCTGGATCCTCGACAACGTGCCCGGCGCGCGCGACAAGGCGGAGGCGGGGCAGCTGCTGTTCGGCACCACGGACTCATGGCTCGTGTGGAACCTCACGGGCGGCGTCGACGGTGGCCTCCACGTCACCGACGTGACCAACGCATCGCGCACCCTTCTCATGGACCTCGAGACGCTCGACTGGAGCGAGCCGATGCTGAGCGACTTCGACATCCCGCGCGCGATGCTGCCCGAGATCAGGTCGTCGTCCGAGGTCTACGGGGTGGTCGGTGGGCACTCGCTGCTGCGCGACGTGCCGATCGCGGGGATCCTCGGCGACCAGCAGGCCGCGACCTTCGGTCAGGCGGCTTTCGACGAGGGGGAGTCGAAGAGCACGTACGGCACCGGCAGCTTCATCCTCGTGGGCACGGGGACCGAGCGGGTGCTGAGCGAGCACGGACTGCTCACGACGGTCGCGTACCGGCTCGGCGACGCGCCTGCGCACTATGCCCTCGAAGGCTCCGTGGCGGTCACCGGCGCGCTCGTCCAATGGGTGCGCGACAGCCTCGGGATGATCTCCTCGGCCTCCGAGATCGAGAGCCAAGCCGCGACGGTCCCCGACAACGGCGGCGCGTACTTCGTGCCCGCCTTCTCGGGGCTGTTCGCGCCGTACTGGAGGTCCGACGCGAGGGGAGTGATCGTCGGCCTGACCAGCTACGTCACGCGCGGCCACCTCGCGCGCGCGGTGCTCGAGGCGACCGCGTATCAGACCCGCGACGTCCTCGAGGCGGTCGAGGCCGACATGGGCGCGCACGTGCAGACGCTTGCGGTCGACGGCGGCATGACCGTCAACGAGCTGCTCATGCAGTTCCAGGCGGACATCCTCGGCATCGACGTGGTCCGGCCCGTCGTGTCGGAGACCACCGCGCTCGGCGCCGCCTACGTCGCGGGCCTCGCCGTCGGCTACTGGGCCTCGCTCGACGAGCTCCGCGCCAACTGGCAGGAGGACGAGCGCTGGGAGCCGCAGATGCCCCAGGACAAGGTCGACCGGCTCTACCGCAACTGGCGCAAGGCCGTGGCGCGCACCCTTGACTGGGTGGACGACGACGTCGACTGA